The genomic interval ACCATCAGCAACAACGTCATCTTCTTGACCGCCGACAGTTCCTAATTCAGCCTCAACTGATACACCACGTTCGTGCGCGTAATCTACAACTTTTTTCGTAATTTTCACGTTATCTTCGTATGGTTCGTGTGATGCGTCGATCATTACAGATGTGAAACCAGCATCAATGGCTTCTTTACATTTTTCAAAGCTTGAACCATGGTCTAAATGAATCGCAACAGGAATAGTGATTTCGTAGTCGTGTAATAGTCCCTCTACCATTTTAACTACAGTGTAGAAGCCACCCATGTATCTTGCTGCTCCTTCAGATACACCAAGAATTACAGGCGCATTCTCTTCTTGAGACGCTTGTAAAATCGCTTGTGTGAACTCCAAGTTGTTTAGGTTATATTGACCTACAGCATAACCATTTTCTTTCGCGTCGATTAACATTTCTTTCATTGAAACTAAAGGCATGAAAGTTCCTCCTTGCGTGCATGTCGCACGAATATTTATAAATACAGTATAGCAAAGTCATAGTTAATATGCACCGCAAAATCGTACTAAATTTGTGAAAAATATCGTAATTTATTATGTAAGCGCAACCATTGCTGTGAATTGATTCTGACATGATTATTCTATAAAATGAATTTTGAATTTCGTATCGTCCATAGCTGTATCAATACAGAAAATTTAATTTTATATATATACGAAAAATGACCAAAAAGGAGGAAATATGCATGTCAAAAATGCTCACAACACAATTAACAGGTGTATTTAATCGACTCGATGAACAAGAGTTGGATATTCAAATGGCTGCACAAAGTTTGATTCAAGCAATGGGTGGCGAAGGTCATGTTTACGTTAAAGGTTACGGGGATTTAAAATGTTTTGAACCGTACATCTTAACGAGTTTTGAGAAATTGCATTCAAGTTTGCTATTAGACGATTGTCCGTCGTTTGACGCGTTAGATACGACAGATAGAGTGTTATTGTTCGGCGCAGAGTATAGCGAGGAAATGGCACGTGATTTGGCACAGTTAATAGCGGATGATCGTGATATTGTCGTCATCACAAATAAACCGAAATCCGTTGAGTTGCCGGATCATTTAATGCATTTTATTAATTTGTCGACACCGAGACCGCTTGTTTACACAGAAGATTATGATAAAGTCGTGCAACCGCATCTCATGGCGTTGAATTATGTGTATTATGAAATTTATACACAAATGGTCGAAATGATGCGTGATTTAGATTTGGAATAGCATTTATATTCGGGACTCACTTTGAGTGATCA from Staphylococcus sp. MI 10-1553 carries:
- the fdaB gene encoding class IIb fructose-bisphosphate aldolase FdaB, with the protein product MPLVSMKEMLIDAKENGYAVGQYNLNNLEFTQAILQASQEENAPVILGVSEGAARYMGGFYTVVKMVEGLLHDYEITIPVAIHLDHGSSFEKCKEAIDAGFTSVMIDASHEPYEDNVKITKKVVDYAHERGVSVEAELGTVGGQEDDVVADGVIYANPTECQNLVKATGIDTLAPALGSVHGPYKGEPNLGFKEMEEIGASTGLPLVLHGGTGIPTHDIKKAISFGTAKINVNTENQIASAKRVREVLDQDKEVYDPRKYLGPAREAIKETVIGKIREFGTSGKAANIKG
- a CDS encoding DUF2529 family protein; translated protein: MSKMLTTQLTGVFNRLDEQELDIQMAAQSLIQAMGGEGHVYVKGYGDLKCFEPYILTSFEKLHSSLLLDDCPSFDALDTTDRVLLFGAEYSEEMARDLAQLIADDRDIVVITNKPKSVELPDHLMHFINLSTPRPLVYTEDYDKVVQPHLMALNYVYYEIYTQMVEMMRDLDLE